The following proteins are co-located in the Nitrospinota bacterium genome:
- a CDS encoding glycosyltransferase family 4 protein produces MAHICFFARSLLAHGLGGNERQAKYLIDSLVQLGHRVTVLTTRHPEGVEREEAQGVEIHYLAQTPIARFSQAYWEASAQAFERVHGRDPVDVVMDISMAGYGWATTCRPRSPLPFVSFLSGGWKDGLRNRWTEADGLKDMSHFLLRALPEWWWGYRCWFRDVLRAADRILVDHTSLIPILMKEFGVSEAKFRPALSPADVERFRPDPILRAHVRKQYGFGEQQPVILMAAVLSKQKGLQVGLEAVCRLIETFPDLGVLVVGGGRYEANLKGLAERLGIVGRVRFCGAVEPDAMPGYYNASDLFINPTLRVEGMPLVITEAMACGTPIITSAIGGIPDVVVHGKTGRLVPPGDVARLSEEIAHLLAHPEERRVLAEGALRYIQDHLNEKHFLQVVDETIQEVLDPKR; encoded by the coding sequence ATGGCGCACATTTGCTTTTTTGCCAGGAGCTTGCTAGCCCACGGGTTGGGGGGAAACGAGCGGCAGGCCAAGTACTTGATAGACTCCTTGGTCCAGCTTGGGCACCGCGTGACGGTGCTGACGACCCGCCATCCCGAGGGTGTGGAGCGCGAGGAGGCCCAGGGGGTGGAGATTCACTACCTTGCTCAGACCCCGATTGCCCGTTTCTCGCAAGCCTACTGGGAGGCCAGCGCTCAGGCATTTGAGAGGGTTCACGGCCGCGACCCCGTGGATGTCGTCATGGACATCTCCATGGCGGGCTACGGCTGGGCGACCACCTGCCGCCCTAGGTCGCCGTTGCCATTCGTTTCGTTTCTGAGCGGCGGGTGGAAGGACGGGCTGCGAAACCGATGGACCGAAGCGGACGGACTAAAGGACATGTCGCATTTTTTGCTCAGGGCCCTACCCGAGTGGTGGTGGGGATATCGGTGCTGGTTCCGGGATGTGCTACGGGCAGCCGACCGGATACTGGTTGACCATACCTCTCTGATCCCAATTCTCATGAAGGAGTTTGGGGTCTCTGAGGCCAAGTTTCGACCCGCATTATCCCCCGCCGATGTGGAGCGCTTCCGGCCTGACCCCATCCTTCGGGCTCACGTGCGAAAGCAATATGGCTTTGGCGAGCAGCAGCCGGTCATCCTCATGGCGGCCGTGCTCTCCAAGCAGAAGGGGCTGCAGGTGGGCCTCGAGGCCGTTTGTCGGCTTATCGAAACCTTTCCCGACCTCGGGGTCCTTGTAGTTGGTGGGGGACGCTACGAAGCGAACCTAAAAGGCTTGGCCGAGCGGCTGGGTATCGTTGGGAGAGTGCGTTTCTGTGGGGCCGTCGAGCCGGACGCCATGCCGGGCTATTACAATGCGAGCGATCTCTTCATCAACCCCACTTTGCGCGTCGAAGGGATGCCGCTCGTGATTACCGAGGCGATGGCATGCGGCACCCCAATCATTACCTCGGCAATCGGTGGCATCCCCGATGTGGTTGTCCACGGCAAGACTGGCCGCCTGGTTCCCCCAGGGGACGTGGCTCGTCTGAGTGAAGAGATAGCCCACCTCTTGGCCCACCCCGAGGAGCGCCGCGTCCTGGCCGAAGGCGCTCTCCGGTATATCCAGGACCACCTCAATGAGAAGCATTTTCTCCAGGTGGTCGATGAGACCATACAGGAAGTCTTAGACCCGAAGAGGTGA
- a CDS encoding glycosyltransferase family 2 protein — MENLPFVSIIFPTRNRAELTLATLASLQELDYPKERLEILIWDNGSTDGSPARLREALEDMGSDGWWNLRLVEHQTNLGVGPARDRAFRLRDERAAYILCIDDDVELAPDCLRQMVAVFAAHPQAGVVGARVVYFDRPEEIQSAARYMNRITGRFTMKDPDIPTECDSVIGCGQLIKADAFNSVDGFDYTFYTDHEEVDFCLRLKEHGYGIYFAPGALIKHKVAPGGRRTPERIYYTYRNKIILLRRHTKGLGRLVAIGGHVLLGIPKAYVDAVRHHRGLRGVEWSIIGRAFWDGLRGDASWRDF, encoded by the coding sequence ATGGAAAACCTCCCCTTTGTCTCCATCATCTTCCCCACGCGGAACAGAGCCGAGCTTACTCTGGCCACCTTAGCTTCTCTCCAGGAGCTCGACTATCCCAAAGAGCGATTGGAAATCCTCATCTGGGACAACGGCTCCACCGACGGCTCGCCTGCTCGCCTCAGGGAGGCCTTGGAGGACATGGGGTCCGATGGGTGGTGGAACCTTCGCCTGGTGGAACACCAAACGAATTTAGGCGTCGGCCCCGCGCGGGATCGGGCATTTCGCCTCCGCGACGAGCGGGCTGCCTACATACTTTGTATTGACGACGATGTGGAGCTGGCCCCGGACTGCCTCCGGCAAATGGTAGCCGTCTTTGCCGCTCACCCCCAGGCCGGCGTGGTGGGTGCACGGGTGGTCTACTTTGACAGGCCTGAGGAGATCCAAAGCGCGGCACGATATATGAACCGCATCACAGGGCGGTTCACCATGAAGGACCCCGACATACCAACGGAGTGCGATTCTGTTATAGGATGTGGCCAACTGATTAAGGCCGATGCCTTCAATTCGGTGGACGGTTTCGATTATACTTTCTACACGGACCATGAGGAGGTCGATTTCTGCCTGCGCCTCAAGGAGCACGGCTATGGGATCTACTTTGCCCCAGGGGCTCTCATCAAACACAAGGTTGCCCCCGGCGGGCGCCGCACCCCCGAGCGGATCTATTACACCTACCGCAACAAGATAATCCTATTGAGACGCCATACCAAGGGCCTGGGCCGTCTGGTCGCCATTGGGGGCCACGTCCTCTTGGGGATCCCCAAAGCGTATGTTGATGCGGTGCGCCATCACCGGGGCTTGCGGGGTGTCGAGTGGAGCATAATCGGACGGGCCTTCTGGGACGGCCTCCGGGGCGACGCCAGTTGGCGGGACTTTTGA
- a CDS encoding insulinase family protein, with amino-acid sequence MEYTLTRLQYDLRLLSTPMANTEAVTILVLVGAGSRYEWREINGLAHFTEHMFFKGAKRYPNTKAVAEAIDGVGGEFNAFTSKEYAGYYVRVASEHLELALDVLSDMLLNSTFPEEEIERERGVILEEYNMYLDTPSSQVSFDFERHLFGDQPLGWDEIGTMETIKSLQRGDFVDYRAKLYTPDNTVVSVAGAFDEATLPGLVSSSFAFSKAGKDYTWKPFEVPADGEPVFIRQRPTEQAHLAIGVIGYPQEHEDFYTARLTGIILGGNMSSRMFLSVRERQGLAYYVNTGSFGYTDAGVMVTKAGVDISRVDQSVVAIREEYRKIVKDGLDEAEFAKAKEFFRGRLTLQLESSMRVASLLGVSELLYDKILTPREILEKVDRVTRDDVARVSAHLFSPERMKFAVIGPFEDPGRFAALLQE; translated from the coding sequence ATGGAATATACCCTGACACGACTTCAGTACGACCTTCGGCTCCTTTCGACGCCCATGGCAAACACCGAGGCAGTTACCATCCTCGTGCTCGTGGGGGCTGGGAGCCGCTACGAATGGCGGGAGATCAACGGCCTGGCTCACTTCACCGAGCACATGTTCTTCAAGGGGGCCAAGCGATATCCCAACACCAAGGCTGTGGCCGAAGCCATCGACGGGGTAGGGGGGGAGTTCAACGCCTTCACCTCCAAGGAGTATGCCGGCTACTACGTCCGGGTGGCCTCTGAGCACCTAGAGCTGGCCCTCGACGTGCTCTCCGACATGCTCCTCAATTCTACCTTCCCGGAAGAGGAGATCGAGCGCGAACGGGGTGTAATATTGGAAGAGTACAACATGTACCTGGACACCCCCTCCTCGCAGGTGAGCTTCGACTTCGAGCGACACCTATTCGGCGACCAGCCCCTGGGGTGGGACGAGATCGGCACCATGGAGACCATCAAGAGCCTGCAGCGGGGCGACTTCGTGGACTACAGGGCCAAGCTCTACACGCCGGACAACACGGTGGTGAGCGTCGCCGGCGCCTTCGATGAAGCTACTCTGCCAGGGTTAGTCTCTTCTTCATTTGCATTTTCGAAGGCAGGCAAGGACTACACCTGGAAGCCCTTCGAGGTGCCCGCCGACGGCGAGCCGGTCTTTATCCGCCAGCGCCCCACCGAGCAAGCCCACCTGGCCATTGGGGTCATTGGATATCCACAGGAGCACGAGGACTTCTACACGGCGCGCCTCACCGGGATCATCCTCGGCGGCAACATGAGCTCCCGGATGTTCCTGTCGGTACGTGAACGGCAGGGCCTTGCCTACTACGTCAACACTGGCTCTTTCGGGTATACCGACGCAGGCGTCATGGTCACCAAGGCGGGGGTGGACATCTCTCGGGTCGACCAGTCTGTGGTTGCTATTCGCGAGGAATATCGCAAGATTGTCAAGGACGGCTTAGATGAGGCGGAGTTCGCCAAGGCTAAGGAGTTCTTCCGGGGCCGATTGACCCTTCAGCTGGAGAGCTCCATGCGGGTGGCCAGCCTCCTGGGGGTTAGCGAGCTGCTCTACGATAAGATTTTGACACCAAGAGAGATTCTGGAGAAGGTCGACCGGGTAACGCGAGACGATGTCGCGCGGGTCTCCGCACACCTGTTTAGCCCTGAGCGTATGAAGTTTGCAGTTATAGGGCCTTTCGAGGACCCCGGGCGCTTTGCCGCCCTACTTCAGGAATGA
- a CDS encoding glycosyltransferase family 4 protein — MAPRGDAASGSKPERPLKICLMLGGMGFGGGEKYVLSLAEHLSGAHYSFHFVTHQESLFCEEARRRGYPVTVIDMTWRLNPLSLYKLIQFFKRQRIDLVHTNGARMNFYGRLAAHRAAVPNICSTVHNSLFDYPIGAFKRSVYVKADAWTARYAHRIITVAEALARDLRDRYGIPAEKILTIHNGIDLAGLAPARSRDAVLKELGIPTEALCMGAIGRMTNQKGFVFLLRALPALFDRFRTARCLLVGEGPLRGDLEREAAKLGVSDRCIFTGLRNDIPDLFQAMDVFVMPSLSEGFPMVLLEAMGMERPVAATAVSGNPELIEHGRTGLLISPSDPPAIVEAVAWLLENRDEAVAMGQAARSAVEQKFTVTAMADKTEGVYRAMWSAPSGGPP, encoded by the coding sequence ATGGCCCCGCGAGGAGACGCGGCTTCCGGGTCAAAGCCTGAGAGGCCTTTGAAGATTTGTCTCATGCTCGGGGGCATGGGCTTTGGTGGAGGTGAGAAGTACGTCCTCTCCCTTGCCGAGCACCTCTCGGGCGCACACTACTCCTTTCACTTCGTCACCCACCAAGAGAGCCTCTTCTGCGAGGAAGCGCGACGGCGAGGCTACCCCGTAACGGTCATCGACATGACCTGGCGCCTCAATCCCCTGAGCCTCTATAAGCTCATCCAGTTCTTCAAGCGCCAGCGCATCGATCTGGTTCACACCAACGGGGCTAGGATGAACTTCTACGGCCGCCTGGCAGCCCACAGGGCAGCAGTTCCCAATATCTGCTCGACGGTCCACAACTCTCTGTTCGACTACCCCATCGGGGCCTTCAAGCGGTCCGTCTACGTAAAGGCCGACGCGTGGACCGCCCGGTACGCCCACCGCATCATCACTGTGGCTGAGGCCCTGGCCCGCGACCTCCGAGACAGGTACGGCATCCCCGCAGAGAAGATTCTCACCATCCACAACGGCATTGACCTGGCCGGACTGGCACCGGCACGCTCCCGCGACGCGGTCCTCAAAGAACTTGGCATTCCCACCGAGGCTCTGTGCATGGGAGCCATCGGGCGAATGACCAACCAGAAGGGGTTCGTCTTCCTCCTGCGGGCTCTTCCCGCACTGTTCGACCGCTTCCGCACGGCCCGATGCCTACTGGTGGGAGAAGGGCCTCTTCGCGGCGATTTAGAAAGGGAGGCGGCCAAGCTCGGAGTAAGCGACCGCTGCATATTCACCGGACTGAGAAACGACATCCCTGACCTGTTTCAGGCAATGGATGTCTTCGTCATGCCGTCTCTCTCGGAGGGCTTTCCCATGGTCTTGCTCGAGGCGATGGGGATGGAGCGGCCCGTTGCGGCGACTGCCGTAAGCGGCAACCCCGAGCTCATCGAGCACGGCCGAACCGGCCTTCTCATCTCTCCTTCAGACCCCCCGGCTATTGTCGAGGCTGTCGCCTGGCTTTTGGAGAACCGTGACGAGGCGGTCGCAATGGGCCAAGCGGCCCGCTCGGCCGTCGAACAAAAATTCACCGTCACAGCGATGGCCGATAAGACCGAAGGCGTCTACAGGGCGATGTGGAGCGCTCCCTCAGGAGGCCCGCCCTGA
- a CDS encoding class I SAM-dependent methyltransferase, protein MEVTNNFHKLYYDAHHFGRAWANTFWFGVPTLKCPLDMWMYQEIIYDLKPDVIIECGTAHGGSALFLASISHLLGHGKVITIDIEDREGRPEHERISYVRGSSTSEEIVEKVRSFITDEDEVMVILDSDHTREHVLNELRMYSSFVTKGSYLIVEDSNLNGHPVVPEFGPGPMEAIEEFLKENKDFIVDRDKEHHYLTFNPKGFLRKIA, encoded by the coding sequence ATAGAGGTCACGAATAACTTTCATAAACTTTACTACGATGCACATCATTTTGGGCGGGCCTGGGCTAACACGTTTTGGTTTGGAGTTCCAACATTGAAGTGTCCGTTGGATATGTGGATGTATCAGGAAATCATTTATGATTTGAAACCAGATGTCATCATCGAGTGTGGAACAGCCCACGGTGGGAGTGCTCTTTTTCTGGCTTCTATTAGCCACTTATTAGGTCATGGAAAGGTCATTACAATCGACATTGAGGACAGAGAAGGACGGCCAGAACACGAACGAATATCCTATGTGCGCGGTTCATCGACCTCGGAGGAGATTGTCGAGAAGGTTAGAAGTTTTATAACAGACGAAGATGAGGTCATGGTGATATTGGATTCGGACCACACCAGAGAGCACGTACTTAACGAATTGAGAATGTACAGCAGTTTTGTTACTAAGGGGAGTTATTTGATCGTTGAGGATTCCAACCTGAACGGTCATCCGGTGGTTCCAGAGTTTGGCCCCGGCCCGATGGAGGCGATTGAGGAATTTTTAAAAGAGAACAAAGATTTTATAGTCGACAGAGATAAAGAGCATCACTATTTAACCTTTAATCCCAAGGGCTTTCTTCGTAAGATAGCATGA